In Bacteroidales bacterium, one genomic interval encodes:
- the glmS gene encoding glutamine--fructose-6-phosphate transaminase (isomerizing) has protein sequence MCGIVGYIGPKQAYPFLINGLKRLEYRGYDSAGIALINGKINVYKTKGKVSELEVFVKDKNIEGTVGIAHTRWATHGEPSDINAHPHLSHSQNLALIHNGIIENYHLLKKKLKDIGVEFSSDTDSEVLVQFIEYLQLHENIELVKAVQLALSQVVGAYAIVILSKNDPNLLIAARKSSPLVIGIGEGEYFLASDASPIVEHTRQVVYLNDEEIAVIRMGEELQITTISDQKKLPFIEKLEMDLSALEKGGFDHFMLKEIFEQPKSIRDSIRGRVNVGKDTISMAGIIDFESRFMQANRIIFTAAGTSWHAALVGEYLFEELARIPVEVEYASEFRYRNPIITEKDVVIAISQSGETADTLAAMQLAKKKGALIYSICNVVGSTIARTADAGSYTHAGPEIGVASTKAFTSQVTVLVLMALLLAKKKGTISTVRFQQLLVELDNIPAKVEEALSLSEKIRDMSRVFTYARNFLYLGRGINFPVALEGALKLKEISYIHAEGYPAAEMKHGPIALIDKKMPVVVVVPNSETYEKVVSNIQEIKARKGKVIAIVSKGDVTVSSLADYVIEIPQTDEILSPLLSVIPLQLLSYFIAVMRDCEIDQPRNLAKSVTVE, from the coding sequence ATGTGTGGAATCGTTGGCTATATAGGTCCAAAGCAAGCCTACCCTTTCTTGATTAATGGTTTGAAGCGTCTCGAATACAGAGGTTACGACAGCGCAGGAATTGCGCTGATTAATGGTAAAATCAATGTTTATAAAACAAAAGGGAAGGTGAGCGAACTGGAAGTTTTTGTTAAGGACAAAAACATTGAAGGAACTGTTGGTATTGCTCATACCCGCTGGGCAACCCATGGCGAACCAAGCGATATCAATGCCCATCCGCACCTTTCACATTCTCAAAACCTTGCGCTGATTCACAATGGCATCATTGAAAATTATCACCTGCTTAAAAAGAAATTGAAAGATATTGGTGTTGAGTTTTCAAGCGACACTGATAGTGAAGTACTTGTTCAGTTTATCGAATACCTTCAGCTTCACGAAAATATTGAGCTGGTAAAGGCGGTTCAACTTGCTTTGAGCCAGGTAGTAGGCGCATACGCTATTGTTATTTTATCCAAAAATGATCCGAATCTGCTCATTGCCGCACGTAAAAGCAGCCCGCTTGTCATTGGAATTGGCGAAGGAGAGTACTTCCTGGCTTCGGATGCTTCTCCTATTGTTGAACATACACGACAGGTAGTTTATCTGAATGATGAAGAGATCGCAGTGATCAGGATGGGTGAAGAACTTCAGATTACTACTATATCGGATCAGAAAAAACTCCCCTTTATCGAAAAACTTGAAATGGATTTAAGTGCGCTAGAAAAGGGAGGGTTTGATCATTTTATGCTGAAAGAAATTTTTGAGCAACCCAAATCCATTCGTGATAGCATTCGTGGTCGTGTGAACGTTGGAAAAGATACGATTTCAATGGCTGGAATTATCGATTTTGAGAGTCGTTTCATGCAAGCCAACCGAATTATCTTTACGGCAGCCGGGACATCATGGCATGCTGCACTTGTTGGGGAGTACCTGTTTGAAGAATTAGCCAGGATTCCGGTAGAGGTGGAATATGCATCTGAGTTTAGGTATCGCAACCCGATCATAACCGAGAAAGATGTTGTAATAGCTATCTCTCAATCCGGAGAAACAGCTGACACATTAGCTGCAATGCAATTAGCCAAAAAGAAAGGCGCCCTGATTTACAGTATTTGTAACGTTGTGGGGTCAACCATTGCCCGTACTGCTGATGCCGGTTCTTACACACATGCTGGTCCGGAAATTGGGGTGGCTTCTACCAAAGCATTTACTTCACAGGTCACAGTATTGGTTTTGATGGCACTACTTTTAGCCAAAAAGAAAGGGACAATTTCAACTGTTCGTTTCCAGCAATTGCTGGTTGAATTGGATAACATCCCTGCAAAGGTTGAAGAAGCATTGAGCTTGAGTGAAAAAATCAGGGACATGTCGCGTGTGTTCACTTATGCAAGGAACTTTCTTTACCTGGGAAGAGGGATTAATTTCCCGGTGGCACTTGAAGGGGCGTTAAAACTGAAAGAAATCTCCTATATCCATGCTGAGGGTTATCCTGCAGCTGAAATGAAACATGGCCCAATTGCACTTATTGATAAGAAAATGCCGGTTGTGGTCGTCGTCCCAAACTCCGAAACATACGAGAAAGTGGTATCAAACATTCAGGAGATAAAAGCCCGTAAAGGAAAGGTGATTGCCATTGTTTCCAAAGGTGATGTTACAGTTTCATCACTGGCGGATTATGTAATCGAAATTCCACAAACTGATGAGATCCTCTCACCTTTACTATCAGTTATCCCTTTGCAACTGCTCTCCTATTTTATTGCAGTTATGCGCGATTGTGAAATTGATCAGCCAAGAAACCTTGCTAAATCGGTAACTGTTGAGTAA